gctgaccaaaagtgatcttcaccatgacacatgatcgtCAAGCTCTCTTCCAtcgaacaaaaggaaaagatccttaaatgtgcacatgaaaaaaatcaactgacagttaaattcacaggagacctctcatagaaaactttacaggccagaagacaacGGAGTGACATGGTCCAGAttcctaaagcaaaaaaaaattctcggcccaggataacatacccaggaAAACGTtccttcgtctttgaaaatgaaataaaattattccacagtaaaaaaaaaaaaaggaaaaagaatatggcttttccaaacctgccctacaaaggatactttacgatgttctcttgacagagcaatagcacccaccaaaaccaaaggcaaatgtaaagagcatcccagtaaaataacagaagactaaatcaatgaacaattcattgcaaaaatgacaggaccaaattaccacccattcatattaactctgaatgtaaatgattaaacttatcaatcaaatgtcatacataagtagactggattaaaaaataaaacccatctagttgttgcctacaagagacatatctcaccaaaaaaagatcagtggattttgatgttttattttttaacttagtTTCATCTCCTCcaaacactttcttcctcattaaattctttactgaccCATAGATCATACCGTAACATCatattcttcaagaaggttcttgattttctgtttcatttcttcaacgacatgttagtcattcagtagcatgttatttaacttcatggtgtttttaatttttttcctttcttcctgctaattttgctttgtggcttttcatttaaggggtatacagtagttgtgtaatatagactatcatatccagtagcatgttatttaacttcaggttTTTGTAAATTTAGgtttttgtaaatttctatttttcttcctgttgttgatttaaaaaatattgaaatgcaCTATGAATATAAACCGTTTAGCCTAACACTCAGTTCACAGTGAAGTCTTCAGGTGATGATCTTGGTGACCATGTTAACTAGGTCATTCTCATTCCCACTCTCCTCCATCCTCTTCCACTGTATACCTTCAGCTCTGTAGTCCCCAGAATGAATGCACCACCCAACAACTTTATAATAACATTTCACAGCTGGCAAGTGCCTAAATTCAgcctcctagttttttttttaatgtatttattttgttggatgtaaatatttacagaggagaagagaaacagtgacggattttctatctgctggttcattctgcaaatggccgcaatggcaggagctgagccgatctgaatccaagagccagtagcttcttccaggtcccccacatgggtaaagCGCCCCAAagttttggggcatcctccattgtgctcctaggccataagcagggtgctggatgggaagtggagcagccaggatacaaaccactgcccatatggaatcctggtccTTGCAGGGGTAGGGTTAgttaactgagccattgtgccacgcCCCATCCTCCTGTTTTGACATCTCAGAAGTACGAATGTTCTGGATCGGATCAAAAGTGGATGACAGTTGACAAAAGAACTCAGTTTGCCTCCTTAATCATACACTGACTTCATTGTCACCTGGTGGAGTATAAATGTTTCTAGCTCCCAGCCAAACAACTGCACAAAGAAAAACTGGTTCAgtcggggggtggggaggggggttgGAAATCTGAAGAGCCAAAGTCCCTATTATCAAGTCCTTTGGCAGTTAAAGAGTAACTGGAGGATTATGGAGTGGATTCAGTTTCAGCAGGCATTTCTAGGTAGCACAAAGACTAAAATCAgaacagggttttttgttttgttttgttttgttttgttttgttttcatctgaaCTACACTCCTGGTTACTTAATACCATCTTGGACTCTGTCACAGCCTCCTTATCTTAAGCCCATTGGCCAGGGCCTGGACTGGTACACCACAGATGTCTCCTCTCAATAGCCTGAGTGTACCTGAGAGCCCCACAGCAGGCAAAGTCCCCAGCACCCCTGCAGCCCAGAGCTTCATGGTAAAACAAGTGgattggttgacatctatagctCTGACATTCCCTGATTCTGGGTTCTGCCTTCTTGTTGGAAAGGCCAGCAGGCAAGGCAGTGGGGCCCGTGGAAGACTCCAGGAGAGAGCTCTCTGAGACTGCAGACTGTGCCTGAAGAGTTCTCGGAATGTGAAGCTCTATGGGTTCCTGAGATTGGATCCATTCACATGTGCTCCCAGGTGCAGGCAGCAACTCCTGCCCAGGCTCAGGCTCCTCCATGTGTCTTTCTGTATGCAGAGGTAAGAATAGACTTCACTGACTTTGATAAGCATCCTTGAGACACAGGGTCAGATGAAGAAATGAGACAGGACTGCATGGAACCAAGGCAGAGGGCAGAGTTAAGTGGACACATACAGCTGCATCTACAGGACACGATCATTATCCCCATTTCATGGATATCAGAATGGAGGCATAGTGAGGTTAAGTAGTTTGATTAGGGAGGTCAACTCAGTTATGGGGGCTTTATttgagtgttttatttatttttacacatttatttttattccaaaggcacAAGGATAGACAACAGCTCTCATCTACTGATCACTccctgaaacagctgggactgtgctaggttgaagccagcagtTCACAGCTCAATTCAGGTCCCctcgtgggtgacagggacccaagtacttgaaccatgacCTACTGCCTCTCAGGGAACACATTCGCAGAAACCTGGAATTGGGTTGGAGTTGGGACTTAAGCACCAACACTCTGTTAAGGGATGCAGGTATTCCAAGCATTGTCTTAACAGCTGCACTGAACACCCAGCCCTTGTTGAATCTTTTCAAAATGAGGAGTGAATGTGGCGCTTCATGTATGGTTGGTGTATGTCTACTGAAAGAGACTGAAAATATACAAGTTCAGAAGTCAGTACAGGTGACTGGTCAAAGGGTCCTGGGAGGACTAGAGGGCAGACTTGCCCAGAGCCAGTGTTTCCCTCAGCACCTTCTTCTAGCCACTCCTCCTCTGCCCACTTGATTGGTTTCGGTCATGCGTCACACCCAGGCACTGCCTACTTGATATGATCTGTAACTTTCTGACAGTACGAGATCCAGGTAAACACACTTTTCCTCTCCTGGACTTGTCAAGGCCTCGGTCAAGCTCTTTTGGCACCTAAGAGAACCATAACCTATCCCGGACGTAAGCCAGACAAACAGCCATGGTGCTCTGGGGACTGCTAGTGGCCTTGCTCGTGGTCATCATGGGGTACCTGTGCCTGCCAGGGTTGTTCCGACAACGTAgaccccaggagcctcctctggacaAGGGCACCATACCCTGGCTGGGCCATGCCATGATCTTCCGGAAGAACATGTTTGAGTTCTTGAAGCATATGCGGTCCAAGCACGGGGATGTGTTCACCGTGCAGCTGGGGGGCCAGTACTTCACGTTTGTCATGGATCCTCTCTCCTTTGGCCCCATCCTCAAGGATGGGAAAAGAAAACTTGACTTTGTGGAGTATGCAAAGAGACTGGTGTTGAAGGTGTTTGGATACCAGTCAATAGAAGGGGACCACAATATGATACACTCAGCCAGTATCAAGTATCTCATGGGACACGGCTTGGAAGACCTCAACAAGGCCATGCTGGACAGCCTGTCGCTGGTGATGCTGGGGCCCGAAGGCCGGGACCCAGATGCCAGCCAATGGCGTGAGGATGGTCTCTTTCACTTTTGTTATGGCATCATGTTCAAGGCTGGCTACCTGAGCTTATTTGGCCACACCAAGGACAAGAAGCAGGACTTGCTCCAGGCCGAAGAGATATTCGTGAAGTTCCGCAGGTTTGATCTTCTGTTCCCCAGGTTTGTCTATTCTTTACTGGGGCCCCGGGAGTGGCAAGAAGTAGGCCACCTCCAGCAGCTCTTTCACAAGCAGCTGTCTGCGAAACACACCCAGGAGAAGGAAGGCATGAGCACCTGGATAGGCCAGATGCTGCAGTTTCTCAGGGAGCATGGAGTGGCACCAGCTATGCAGAGCAAGTTCAACTTCATGATGCTCTGGGCTTCCCAGGGAAACACAGGACCCGCCTCCTTCTGGGCCCTCCTGTTCCTCCTGAAACACCCGGAAGCCATGCAAGCTGTAAAGGAGGAGGCCACCCGGGTCCTGGGCAAGATGAGGCTGGAAGTCAAGCAGTCCTTCACCCTCCAGCTCAGTGCCTTGCAACACATCCCAGTGCTGGACAGCGTGATGGAGGAGACGCTGAGGCTGGGTGCTGCTCCCACGCTGTACCGGATGGTGCAGGAAGACTATGTCCTGACGATGGCCAATGGGCAGCAGTGCCTGTTCCGCCAGGGAGACATCGTGACCCTCTTCCCCTACCTCTCAGTGCACATGGACCCTGAGATCCACCCAGAGCCCACCACCTTTAAGTACGATCGCTTCCTCAACCCCAACGGCAGCCGCAAAGTGGACTTCTATAAGGCAGGCCAGAAGATCCACCACTACACCATGCCCTGGGGCTCAGGTGTCTCCATCTGCCCTGGGAGATTCTTTGCTCTCAGTGAGATGAAGCTCTTTGTCCTGCTCATGGTCAATTACTTTGACTTGGAGCTGGTGGATCCTAACACACCCGTGCCACCTATTGACCCTCGGCGCTGGGGCTTTGGAACCATGCAGCCCAGCCAGGACGTGCAAATCCGCTATCGCCTGAAGCCCCTGGACTGAACTTTGGCCAAGCCGGCTGCCAGACTGACCAAAGGAGCTCCAGGTCCCCACTggcccccttcccttccctctggtTCTGCGGCAACCCTGGGTGCTTCTGTCCTAGTTGATCTCCTGGCTGTCAGGCCTCCCAGTCCTCTCCTAGCTTGTCATTCTCTCTTGAAGCCACCACCTCTCCTGCTGGCTTCTGTAAAACCCTCTCACAGTGAAAGCCCTgggaaggggaaaggggacaTATTATCTTCTAGTGGGTGTattgtttaaaaagcaaaaaaaaaaaaagagggcccggcggcgtggcctagcgcctaaagtcctcaccttgaaagccccgggatcccatatgggcgccagttctaatcccggcagctccacttcccatccagctctctgattgtgacctgggaaagcagttgaggacggcccaaagctttgggacactgcacccgcgtgggagacctggaagaggttcctggttccccgcttcggatcggcgcgcaccggccgttgcggctcacttggggagtgaaatcatcggacggaagatcttcctctctgtctctcctcctctgtgtatatctggcagtaataaaataaataaatctttaaaaaaaaaaaaaaagcaaaaaaagaaaacagttgggATTTGTTGCTTTACTTTacccaaaaatcaaaataagtgtTTCACAACATTTTGGCAGGTGATCAATACCCATGTCTCTTAGCttacattgctttaaaaaaaagtaaacttcaTGTGTACTTTACACCTGCTGCAGATTAACCACATTCTAGGTGTACCTTTACCTCACATGGCCATGGTATTGGAAAGCAGAGGTCTTTAAAAAGACCCCTTTTTCTCATGTCCTCTTTTGAGCTTCTTCTCTGCACTCTGCCTTGGGGTGGCCTCCACTCTCCATGGATTTCTGCACCCATGGCTGCACTGGGAGTTTTTTCACATTCCCCAGTCGCCTAGAAGTCCCCGAGAAGCTCAGCATCTGTGACAGCTCAGATCACACAAAATTTGGCCTGTGTCCactggcctctgccctgagccatccctgctccTGCTTCCCCCTTTCCTGGCTCAAGACACTTCCATCCTAGAAAGCAAAGACACACTtgcttcctccctctgcctcccctacATGAGatcctgccccagtcccagcagcGAGGCTCCCTGCGAGGCTCCTGAAACTgttccctcttccccaccccctctgccACTCCTACCCCTATGATCTTCATGTTTCCCTACAAACCTATGCTGTTTACCCTTTATCCAAAAGTGCCTCTGGCTGTCACTTTTACTCTCCTAGTTCTCCACTGCTTCAACATACTTGATGTTTACTTTCACCAGAGTTTGTCTCCAAATCCCTCAGTCCAGTGCAATTCCCTTGGCCAACTTTCTTCCTGAAGTAGAGGTGATGCCTTTACCACAGCCACAGAGCCTTGGAGCTTTCTTGTATTTGATCTGTCGCATCTTCCAACAGAGATGCCTCATTTCCCTTGGGAGCCCAGCACCATTGCTGTTACAGTGCACCTGTCACATGACCTTGGTCTTGGTTTCCTACTGCTGCCCTCTACCTCGGACTGGAGTCGTCAAGAGTGTGGTATCTTGATCTCCAGTACCTTAAATGTAGATTAAATTTGAGAAACTTCTAGTCTTGGCTAATTTAATTCTAATCATTTTCTATTCCTTCAAgtcttggcttctggctgtgaAGGAGATCCTCAGTGCCAAACCcagaggggtgaggggtgggatGCTGTTGTCAGAGCCACAGTTGGCAGAAGGTAGGGCCTTGGATGGGGAATGATTGTGGCATCTGAGAGTAAGATGTAGAAAAGGCAGGCCCAGCCAGCATGGACCTCCTAGAAGACTATCCATGAgttttctctctgcccctccatcCCACATGCCTGAACaactccttcctttctcctgatGTTGCCTGTTCTGCCTGGAGTTTTCTCAGAAGTGGGCAGGGTCTGAGCTGGGCCCAGGAGTCTATTCCAACTAGCTGTGTGGCCCTCGTGCCTTTTTTGGGGCCTGAGCCACCTTCAAGTGCTGCTGTCTTCCTGGAGCCTGCTCGAACTCTGCCTGGCTAGAAGTTAGAAAGACCCACCCCTGGATTGGAAGAACCACCAGAGAAGGAGTATGGGAGAATAGagtgggaaagcagggagctgttccTGCAGAATTAACCAATGACCCCGCCACACAAGATCAGGGGTGCACTTGGTAAAGAAAAGAGgtattgggcccggtgtgatagcatagtagttaaagtggccttgcacacccaggatcccatatggtcactggttctaatcccggtagccctgcttcccatccagctccttgcctgtggcctgggaaagcagttgaggacggcctaaagccttgggaccctgcacccatgtgggagacctggaagaggctccaggctcctggcttcgaattggctcagctccagccgttgcagtcacttggggagtgaaccatcggacagaagatcttcctgtttctcttcctctctgtatatctgttaaCAGAGATGGAGTCTTCACCCAGGAAAGGGCTCAGAGATGAGACAGAGCAGTGGTCAGCGTGTAGCAAGGTTTAATGGGCTATGACATCCTTGAGAACGGATGGGCATCTTTCCAGACCGAATCCAAGAGTGCCCACTCAAACAGGCTCAGCCAGGTGACATGGTTCAGTGGAGAAAACACAGCTGGCAGGCTGGCCTAGCTTCTCAGGAGAGAGCTGAGGCTGAGCTGCAGTGTGTGAGACTGGGCCTTACCAGGGAACCGGTCCAGTTCTTCCTGCCATTTCCCCCTTCATCCTCCTTCTTCTCCAGGACCAAGGGTTTGCTGCATAGAAATCAGCTCAAATGCCTCCCAAGGCTTCAGGACTCGGTGCTTTCTGACTGGGAATCCATCTGGCTGTGGACAGAGGTGCTTCCCTTTGGGTGCCTTCCTTGGGGGAAGGCTGTGAAGGTTTTACTGCCCGATGTTACCAGGCTGGGTAACCAGCTTGTTGCTGAGTAGGGAGGAGTCTCCTGGGGAGTCTTCTTGGGCAGCAGGGAAGAATGGACTCCCTGTAAGGCTCTGGGGGTCTGGAAGGACTTGGTAGTGTAAAATCCTGGGCTGCTTCCAAGGCATGCTTCGTGTTTTTACTGATGCTTTGTTTTCCTTGGGCCCCTTTCACACAGAGGTTCATTTCTAACTTCCTACCTGACAACAAAATGATTTGACTCATGTCCCCTGTGTGAAGGAGTGTAGGACTGTAATGCACGCCCTTAGATGCCGTCTATCAGCTACTACCAGATATTCATTAGTTCTCATTGGGATGAATAACCATGCCCAAGTCCATGTTGCTTAAGCCTGATTCAATGCACACCCTTACTCAATTAAAGCAAAATCTCTAACCTAACTCAGGTTGAAAGAACAGCCACCTCAGGCAAATGGAGCATTTCCAAGCTTCAGTCCTCACTTTGACTCACTGCATAAACATCagctttacttctttttctttaaagatttatttttattggaaaatttgctctctgatttttaaaaaaaaatgtattatcgtttatttttattggaaaggcagattcacagaaagaaggagaggcagaaagctcttccatccgctggctcattccattccccatatggccgcaatggccagagctgagccaactgaagccaggagcttcttccaggtctcccgcaccagtgcacgtcccaaggctttggaccatcctctgctgctttcccaggccacaagcagggagctggaagggaaatgaagcagccggaacaagaactggcacccaaatgggatcttggcgcttgccctcaaggtgagggtttagtcgCTAGcctattgtgccagcccctaaacATCTACTTTAATATTCCAACCAGACCAATCAATCAACACACTCCACCCTCCCTGTCCTCAAGCAAACCTGCCACTTCGGGCCCAGGGTTTCGTTTCAAAGAGTGAGGAGTCCTTCCTGACAATGGGAACTCCGGGGCCCTggggaaaagaaaactaaaaacagcAGCGCTGAAGGACGTGGGGTGGGGAAGACACACAGGCAAAAAGCAAGTCAAGAACACGTGAGGCAGTGTCGAGGGGGAAGCGAGGCTCATGGAGAGAATACTGAGGCGAGAAGGAGTAAACAGCTCAATTCTCCATCagtcattcattaaaaaaaaaaagtacttggaGAGCATCTACTATGTTCTAAGCACTGCTGGAAGCATGAGAGATGCAGATTTCACACAGCTGCCTTGGTGCTCGCCTTCACCCACCTGCGTTCATGTGCAGAGCAGACATGTCAAGGCATGAGCAGGTAGTGCTAGGCAGCtccatgtgcaaaaaaaaaaaaaaaaaagaaaaagagtgttTTAGGAGGTGAGGAAACAGAGATGGTGCTCTGGGGCTGGGGGTCCTTAGGGAAAGGATTCCTGATGGAaggtgggcagggaggaggccaACTATTGGAGACACGAAGATAAAAATACTCAGACTGATTGGAACATGCAGGAAGCAGCCTGAGGTTGTAAATAACAGGAACACAAACACATGTCGGAAGGAATTTATCGGTTCATGTAACTGGTCAGTCCAGGATCTGGTTGAGCTTCAGCCACACCTTGATTCTGAGCCAAGAAACGTTGGCGCCCCAGAGCCTTGTGGATGCACCTTCGCCTAAGAGTTCATGTTCATGAAACAGCAGCTCCTAACCTCAGCTCCTCCTAGCTTCAGTTTCATGCCTGTTTTCCAGTATGTTCTAGTCACTGGCTCTGTCCCAGTCACATGCCATCCCCCGATGAATGATTATGTCTAGGGAAATGTGAGGCTGTAACATGCCTACATTCTGTATTCCACCCAATCTGCACCCAAAGCATAGGGCTGTAGGACCCAGGAGTGATTTTTCCCCCTAGCAAATGGAATTCTCTCACAAGACAATGATGAAAGGATGACTGATTTGAAATGATCCCAACTGCACAAGGGAGCAGAGAGGAGCAAAGGCATAGAGGTAGGAAGGTGCCAAAAACTGCAAAGGGTGCCTGGTGTCCAGGATATGAAAAGGGAATAGAAGAGTATAATGGTAGGAGGATGTGTAGAATTCTATTTGCAAAGCCCTAGACTTGGAATCAGACAGATTTGGGTCTTGGCTGGcctcagggagacctggaggctctGGGGCAGGTCCAGGTCCAGGCCTTCCTCCTGCAGACTGTATGAAATTCTGGGCTGCTCCTTCTGCCTGCCAAATGGGAGCCACCTCAAGGTTATGAAGAAGGTTCTTTGAACaacactggagctgagcttcAGGGAAGGGGGCAGCCTTCTGGGTGGAAGGCCTAAGGCTCTTCTTCCCTAGAAATACCTCAGTGAAATTTACTACAATCTGATTGTAACCTGACTTCCAACTCTTGCAGGAATTTAAACCTCAGAGTCCTACGGTTGATGATACTTAGTGGCCAAAGCTTAATCCAATGGTGGTGTCTAGAAAACGCACCTCACAGGAGGTCCTTAGCTCACTAAGGTCATGCCCTTGGAAGGTATTTCTTGCAAGCTGGTTGTTGGTGAGGGGGCTCCATCCTCAGGTCTGCATCTTATTTCATCACATGATCCTTCCTCTTCCAGCCCTCCATTCCTCTCCACCACTGCCTGCATCAGAGGTCAAAACCCAAGCTTGGACTTGAACTTGCCAATTGTGAGCTGACTAAAGCTTTGCTTTTTATATACTTGGTTTTCTCAGGTATTTCGTTATAATGATGGAAACCCAACTAACACAACAGTGTTCCTTCTTCTACCTAGACATCCCACAGGTACATTCTGAAAGACTTCTACACACTAGGTAGGTCCCATGTTAGGGACCTGGATACAGCACTGAGCCACACAGCAAGATCCTCATACCGGGGAGCCATCCTGGAATACGGGGCTGGGGACGATGACTATTAGTACAACAAACAGGTTAAGAAATCATCAGCAGTGTTGAAAACATCAGAAGTAAAGCAAAGGAGAGAAGACCAGGAGCATGGAGGGAAGGCAGGTGTTGTCAAGGAGAGTCGCCAGAGAACATCTGAGTGAGGTGACAATTTAGCCAAGAACTGAGGAGAGTCACACAGGTACCATGGGGAGAGCAGTCCAGGAAGAGGACGCAGCTTGAGTTGCCCAGGGTTGAGCCTGGGATGTTTGCGATACAGCTGGGAGGCCAAAGCAGCCACGCGAGgatgaggcagggcagggagatgATGACATCATCCTGGAAGGGTCGCTGTAGAGACTTGGGAGGTCACCATGCAGGAGGTGAGAGGGAAAATCCAAGGTTCTGTGGCCACACTGGCTGCTGGGTACAGAGTAACAAATAGGCAAGAGAAATTAAAGGAAGCACACAGATCAGTAGAGAAGCTAACTGCACAAGTTTAGGGAAGAGAGTGCAGAGCCTGGGAAGTGTGtcaagaaagaaggaggaggcagggaggaatgCTGCTGATGGCCAAGAACTGATAGCTGAGCCCTGCGTTTACAACATGGACGTTGAGGCCCTTGTGGGTTGCCCAACAGAGCCAGGTACTACCTGCTCTACCAGACTGTGTCATAGCCACTCGGAATTAATTATTCCTCACGCCTTCCTTGTTAGGAAAGCCCTCGGCCTGCCTCTTCCCAAGGTCACTCATGCCAGTAATTTCTTCATGGACAGTAACACTGCTGCTTTCAGAACAGTTGGACAGCGAGGCCTGGGCAGTGCCAGGTGCCAGATGccgtcccagcacagtagccagaAAGGTCTTCAGGTACTGGCGGAAGCGGCCACTGGAGAAGGCATAAAGGACCGGGGTAAAGCAGCAGTGAAGGAAGGCAAACGTCTCTGTCACCTGAAGTGCATAGTCCAGTTGCTGGCTGACCTGGCAGTTCCCAAAGACTTGCAGGTCCAGCAAGGAGTGCAAAAACAAGGTGAGGTTGTACGGGAACCAGAACAGAAAGAAGGCTACTACCAGGGCTGCAGCCATCCGTAGTGCTCTGCCCCGGCCCGGAGGCCTCAGACGGACCAGGACACAGCCAATGCGGGAATAGAAGAAGATCATGGTAAGAAATGGGAGGAGGAACCCCAGGAGGTTCTGCTGGAAGCGGAGGAAGAGCTTCCAAGTGGTCGCGTGGCCGCCGAAGTCTGCGTAGCAGCTCCACACGCCCTTGGGATTCTCATGGATCTGTACAAAGACTATGTCAGGGATGGAGATGGCAAGGGACACAGTCCACACGAGGGTAGCAAGGAGCAGGCTCTTGGTCCGGGTCCTTAGCCTGTGGTGGGGCTGAGCATGGACAATCTCCAGGTACTTGTCCAGGCTCATGCAACTGATGAAAAAGATGCCACTGTAAAAGCTAGTGGTATAGAGAATGCTCATCATTTTGCACAAGAAATTCCCAAAGACCCAATGCCAGGCCACAGAGATGGCCCAGAAGGGCAGTGTCACCACAAACAGGAGGTTGGAGATGGCCAGGTTCAGCAAATAGACCTCAGCCATCTGCCTGCGAGGCACGTAACGCAGCAGGACCACCAGAAGGAGGAGGTTCCCGCCCAGCCCCAACACAAAGAGCAGGCTGTAGAAGGTCGGCAGGAAGACCTTGCTGAAGGACAGCACGGCGTCTTTCCTACACAGCATGAAGGTCACCTCGTCCAGGTAGTCATAGTCGTAGAAGAAGCTGCTGTTCCCAGTACGGTCACCCTCCGTGGTGAGTGGCCAAGAGGAGGCAGTGGTGGCCATGTCAGGAAGATGCACCTGGTGCTGGATTTCTGCAGGGGCATCAGAGGAAAAACAGGATCACATTTTATAGTCTCGACTGCCATGGATGTCCAGGATACCCTTCCAGCAGACAGCAGCACCTGCAGTCTTACAGGAACACGGGGCCAGCCAGCTCCACCCCTTCACGGTTGTGTCACTCTTAGGAAGTGACATGCTACTGGTTCTCAAAAGACATATTTTGCACATTACAAGTGGCAGATTTTGCAgctacatatattttaaagatttatttatttttattacaaagtcagacacacagagaggaggagagacagagaggaagatcttccatccaatggttcactccccaagtgagccgcaacggccggtgttccaccaatccgaagccgggaacctggaacctcttccaggtctcccacacgggtgacag
This Ochotona princeps isolate mOchPri1 chromosome 21, mOchPri1.hap1, whole genome shotgun sequence DNA region includes the following protein-coding sequences:
- the ACKR2 gene encoding atypical chemokine receptor 2 isoform X2, which translates into the protein MRIQVPGFLPPMGETWTEILAPHFTLAQLWLLQTFEIQHQVHLPDMATTASSWPLTTEGDRTGNSSFFYDYDYLDEVTFMLCRKDAVLSFSKVFLPTFYSLLFVLGLGGNLLLLVVLLRYVPRRQMAEVYLLNLAISNLLFVVTLPFWAISVAWHWVFGNFLCKMMSILYTTSFYSGIFFISCMSLDKYLEIVHAQPHHRLRTRTKSLLLATLVWTVSLAISIPDIVFVQIHENPKGVWSCYADFGGHATTWKLFLRFQQNLLGFLLPFLTMIFFYSRIGCVLVRLRPPGRGRALRMAAALVVAFFLFWFPYNLTLFLHSLLDLQVFGNCQVSQQLDYALQVTETFAFLHCCFTPVLYAFSSGRFRQYLKTFLATVLGRHLAPGTAQASLSNCSESSSVTVHEEITGMSDLGKRQAEGFPNKEGVRNN
- the ACKR2 gene encoding atypical chemokine receptor 2 isoform X3, with translation MATTASSWPLTTEGDRTGNSSFFYDYDYLDEVTFMLCRKDAVLSFSKVFLPTFYSLLFVLGLGGNLLLLVVLLRYVPRRQMAEVYLLNLAISNLLFVVTLPFWAISVAWHWVFGNFLCKMMSILYTTSFYSGIFFISCMSLDKYLEIVHAQPHHRLRTRTKSLLLATLVWTVSLAISIPDIVFVQIHENPKGVWSCYADFGGHATTWKLFLRFQQNLLGFLLPFLTMIFFYSRIGCVLVRLRPPGRGRALRMAAALVVAFFLFWFPYNLTLFLHSLLDLQVFGNCQVSQQLDYALQVTETFAFLHCCFTPVLYAFSSGRFRQYLKTFLATVLGRHLAPGTAQASLSNCSESSSVTVHEEITGMSDLGKRQAEGFPNKEGVRNN
- the ACKR2 gene encoding atypical chemokine receptor 2 isoform X1; this translates as MMPFTPPWQRMRIQVPGFLPPMGETWTEILAPHFTLAQLWLLQTFEIQHQVHLPDMATTASSWPLTTEGDRTGNSSFFYDYDYLDEVTFMLCRKDAVLSFSKVFLPTFYSLLFVLGLGGNLLLLVVLLRYVPRRQMAEVYLLNLAISNLLFVVTLPFWAISVAWHWVFGNFLCKMMSILYTTSFYSGIFFISCMSLDKYLEIVHAQPHHRLRTRTKSLLLATLVWTVSLAISIPDIVFVQIHENPKGVWSCYADFGGHATTWKLFLRFQQNLLGFLLPFLTMIFFYSRIGCVLVRLRPPGRGRALRMAAALVVAFFLFWFPYNLTLFLHSLLDLQVFGNCQVSQQLDYALQVTETFAFLHCCFTPVLYAFSSGRFRQYLKTFLATVLGRHLAPGTAQASLSNCSESSSVTVHEEITGMSDLGKRQAEGFPNKEGVRNN
- the LOC101531078 gene encoding 7-alpha-hydroxycholest-4-en-3-one 12-alpha-hydroxylase, coding for MVLWGLLVALLVVIMGYLCLPGLFRQRRPQEPPLDKGTIPWLGHAMIFRKNMFEFLKHMRSKHGDVFTVQLGGQYFTFVMDPLSFGPILKDGKRKLDFVEYAKRLVLKVFGYQSIEGDHNMIHSASIKYLMGHGLEDLNKAMLDSLSLVMLGPEGRDPDASQWREDGLFHFCYGIMFKAGYLSLFGHTKDKKQDLLQAEEIFVKFRRFDLLFPRFVYSLLGPREWQEVGHLQQLFHKQLSAKHTQEKEGMSTWIGQMLQFLREHGVAPAMQSKFNFMMLWASQGNTGPASFWALLFLLKHPEAMQAVKEEATRVLGKMRLEVKQSFTLQLSALQHIPVLDSVMEETLRLGAAPTLYRMVQEDYVLTMANGQQCLFRQGDIVTLFPYLSVHMDPEIHPEPTTFKYDRFLNPNGSRKVDFYKAGQKIHHYTMPWGSGVSICPGRFFALSEMKLFVLLMVNYFDLELVDPNTPVPPIDPRRWGFGTMQPSQDVQIRYRLKPLD